The DNA sequence CCTGATTGTGAAAGTCTATGACGCGTGTTCAGACGCTGACTGCAATGGGTGCTGCACGGCAAATCTCGGCGGCGACGGGTATCTTGTCGATATTGAAAAATACACCATGGAGCGCTTTGGATCGGGTGACGGACTGGTCACGTTTCAGGTCTGCCAATGATTATGGCACGCGTCGCGAGCGTAGACGCGCTAATCTGACACCACATCATCCCGGTGCAGGACATGGACAAGCCATGCGTTGGCTGTCAGTTCTGCGCCAGCATAATTGGAGGCAAACCGGATGTCGGTCATCAAACTCGAAAAACAGGGCCCAATCGTCGTCATGACACTCAACCGGCCGGACGCGATGAACGCGCTCGGCCAGGACGGTGACGGAAAGGCGATTGCAGCGGCCTGCGCAGAGATCACGGCTGATCCGGAAATCCGCTGCGCCATCCTCACAGGTGCCGGCCGGGCGTTCTCAGCTGGCGGTGATGTGAAAGCCATGCAGAACAAGACAGGGGCGTTTGGCGGCAAACCGCACGATATTCGCGACGGCTACCGCCGGAATATTCACGTCATCGTCCGCTCGCTCTACAATCTGGAAGTGCCGCTGATCTCGGCGATCAATGGCCCGGCAATTGGTCTCGGCTGCGACGTGGCCTGTATGGCCGATATTCGCATCGCCTCTGAGAAAGCGAAGATGGGCGTGACGTTCCTGAAGCTTGGCCTGATCCCGGGAGATGGGGGCGCCTGGTTATTGCCTCGCCTGATCGGCTCATCGCGCGCGGCGCAGCTTCTTTTTACCGGCGATGTCATCGATGCGCAGACCGCGTGCGAGTGGGGACTTGTCTCCCAGGTTGTGCCTACCGACCAGCTGATGGACGAAGCCATGGCTCTCGCAAAGCGGATTGCCGGACAGCCGCCGCAGGCCCTGCGTCTTGCGAAAACGCTGATGCGTCAGGGCGCCACAACCTCCTACGACACGATCATGGAAATGTCCGCTGCGGCTCAGGCGCTGATGCACGAAACGGACGACCATATGGAAGGCGTCAACGCAATCCTCGAAAAGCGCATGCCTGAGTTCAAAGGCGAGTAGCGCTACTTCACCACGCCATCGGCGTACAATGTGTCGATGTCTGCTGAGGGCAATCCAAGGCGCTCAAGCACGGCGCGTGTATGTTCTCCCAGTTTCGGTGATGGTCCCTTGGGGCCATCATCGGCGCCGGGAAAACGGACGGGGGACGCAGGAGAAGGGAAGGTCGACCCGTCTCCTTTACTGCTCGGCACCTGAACAATCGCACCGGCTGCCTTTGTCTGCGGGTCTTCCGCGACTTCCGCCAATGTCTGTACGGGCGCCCAGGCGATCGAATGTTCGTCGAGACGGGCCGAGATCTCGGCCTTGGTATATTTCGCAAACCCCTGGTCGATAATATTGACGAGGTCTGCGCCGTTTTGCCGGCGGCTTTTGGAACTGGCGAAGCGGGGGTCTTCCATCAGATCTTCGCGGCCGATCACCTTGCACATGGGCACCCAATCCACATCGCCCTGTCGCTGGACGACGCAAATCCAGCTGCCATCACTGGTCTTGAAGAAATTGGTCATGGGCACGTTCTGCTCGTGTCGGCTCTTCGTAGATGCAACGCGATTAAAGAAAAGCTGAATCG is a window from the uncultured Hyphomonas sp. genome containing:
- a CDS encoding crotonase/enoyl-CoA hydratase family protein, with translation MSVIKLEKQGPIVVMTLNRPDAMNALGQDGDGKAIAAACAEITADPEIRCAILTGAGRAFSAGGDVKAMQNKTGAFGGKPHDIRDGYRRNIHVIVRSLYNLEVPLISAINGPAIGLGCDVACMADIRIASEKAKMGVTFLKLGLIPGDGGAWLLPRLIGSSRAAQLLFTGDVIDAQTACEWGLVSQVVPTDQLMDEAMALAKRIAGQPPQALRLAKTLMRQGATTSYDTIMEMSAAAQALMHETDDHMEGVNAILEKRMPEFKGE